A part of Paenibacillus sp. 481 genomic DNA contains:
- a CDS encoding DsbA family oxidoreductase, translating into MKIEVWSDYVCPFCYIGKRQLEKAIQDSGYEDQIEVEYKSFELDPTTPTDTNELMYAVLERKYSMSEAEVKKMTVSVAARAAEVGLEYHFDNMLAANTNLAHRLAKLAKEEGKDSAYNERLMQAYFTENKAIGQPQVLKEIALELGLNMENVEQMMATNLYENQVEQDIYAAQQIGVRGVPFFVINNNYGISGAQPQSLFEQTIEKAASEAGLTKSIKIVGNSGATCSDGQCN; encoded by the coding sequence ATGAAAATTGAAGTATGGTCAGATTATGTATGTCCATTTTGCTATATCGGTAAACGTCAGCTTGAAAAGGCTATCCAAGACTCGGGCTATGAAGATCAAATTGAAGTAGAATATAAAAGCTTTGAATTAGATCCGACTACCCCAACAGACACGAACGAGTTAATGTACGCCGTGTTGGAACGTAAATACAGTATGAGTGAAGCAGAAGTTAAAAAGATGACGGTTAGTGTTGCGGCACGCGCGGCGGAAGTGGGACTTGAATACCATTTTGATAACATGCTGGCAGCAAACACGAATTTAGCACATCGCTTAGCGAAGCTTGCAAAAGAGGAAGGAAAAGACAGCGCGTATAATGAGCGTCTTATGCAAGCGTATTTTACTGAAAATAAGGCGATTGGTCAGCCTCAAGTACTAAAGGAAATTGCATTGGAATTAGGATTGAATATGGAAAATGTAGAGCAAATGATGGCCACAAATCTTTATGAAAATCAAGTTGAACAAGACATATATGCAGCTCAACAAATTGGAGTTCGCGGTGTGCCGTTCTTTGTAATTAATAATAATTACGGCATTTCAGGTGCACAACCTCAAAGCTTATTTGAACAAACGATTGAAAAAGCAGCGTCTGAAGCAGGATTAACAAAATCAATTAAGATCGTTGGCAATAGTGGCGCAACCTGTTCGGATGGCCAATGTAATTAA
- a CDS encoding SMI1/KNR4 family protein has protein sequence MENEKLVQIISAIHTQLAKNPFVYTSEGKLYESVGIWNHPATENEIDQFFESKGWLVPSDFKHFLMIHNGCTMFSHADAGGGTQILSLEQIDLIK, from the coding sequence TTGGAAAACGAAAAACTAGTACAAATAATTAGTGCAATTCATACTCAACTTGCGAAAAATCCTTTTGTGTACACATCAGAAGGTAAATTATATGAGTCTGTAGGTATCTGGAATCATCCAGCAACCGAGAATGAGATCGATCAATTTTTTGAAAGCAAAGGTTGGCTTGTACCTTCTGACTTCAAACATTTTTTAATGATTCATAATGGATGTACGATGTTTTCACATGCTGATGCAGGCGGAGGAACGCAAATTTTAAGTCTTGAGCAAATTGATCTTATTAAGTGA
- a CDS encoding TetR/AcrR family transcriptional regulator: MNPIAVIVGKVSKMSAKVGNLRHTRTRKSLIDAFIELASEKDFEKITVLDLTERASVNRATFYAHFQDKVDLIDAVISDSATSMLEKRTEERVQFNVQFLQQLVLAVCDYHQHLKGQCKRSYMSIAPLLKEKMLEALQLYLTKSLADIYTESERQLYVPIYAAILYEAGHLWGTEQVAYNSRELAERTAKLILPY; this comes from the coding sequence ATGAATCCCATCGCAGTCATTGTAGGAAAGGTGAGCAAAATGAGTGCGAAAGTAGGCAATCTACGTCATACGAGGACAAGAAAATCATTAATTGATGCTTTTATTGAATTAGCAAGTGAAAAGGATTTTGAGAAAATTACTGTACTTGATTTAACGGAACGAGCTTCGGTTAATCGAGCTACTTTTTATGCTCATTTTCAAGACAAGGTTGACCTTATTGACGCGGTTATTAGCGATTCAGCGACATCGATGCTCGAGAAGCGCACAGAAGAGAGGGTGCAATTCAATGTGCAATTCCTACAGCAACTTGTGTTGGCTGTTTGCGACTATCATCAACATTTAAAGGGGCAGTGTAAACGGAGTTATATGAGTATCGCTCCCTTATTAAAGGAAAAAATGTTAGAAGCGTTACAGTTATATCTGACTAAGAGTTTAGCCGACATCTATACGGAGTCGGAGCGTCAGTTATACGTACCTATATATGCAGCTATATTGTATGAAGCGGGACATTTATGGGGAACGGAGCAAGTCGCATATAATAGTCGTGAACTTGCCGAAAGAACAGCTAAATTAATCTTACCCTATTAG